Proteins from a single region of Massilibacterium senegalense:
- a CDS encoding response regulator transcription factor encodes MTHILVADDDQHTLQLIALHLAKEPYEVSLAKDGHEAMHILQTTPIDLAILDVMMPFKNGYELTTYIREHSHIPVLLLTAKGELKDKEKGFLAGTDDYMVKPFEAKELLFRIKALLRRYPSQNEDVIQLGEMTIDKKSFEVCLPKQTLLLPLKEFELLVYLATYKKQVLSREQIIESIWGLDFKGDVRTVDVHIKRLRERLKGRVKNVTIKTVRGVGYMLEG; translated from the coding sequence ATGACACATATATTAGTTGCAGATGACGATCAGCACACCCTTCAACTAATTGCTTTACACCTTGCCAAAGAACCATATGAAGTTTCATTAGCAAAAGACGGGCATGAAGCGATGCACATCTTGCAAACGACACCGATCGATTTGGCTATTTTAGATGTCATGATGCCATTTAAAAATGGGTATGAACTAACTACCTACATTCGAGAACATTCCCACATTCCAGTCTTGTTACTGACAGCTAAAGGAGAATTAAAAGATAAGGAAAAAGGGTTCCTTGCTGGTACGGATGATTACATGGTAAAACCTTTTGAAGCAAAAGAACTTCTTTTTCGAATCAAAGCATTGCTCCGTCGCTATCCGTCTCAAAATGAGGACGTGATACAATTAGGGGAAATGACGATTGACAAAAAAAGTTTTGAAGTTTGCTTACCCAAGCAAACGTTGCTATTACCGTTAAAAGAATTCGAACTATTAGTGTATTTAGCGACCTATAAAAAACAAGTACTTAGCCGAGAACAAATCATTGAATCAATTTGGGGATTAGATTTTAAAGGGGACGTACGTACGGTAGATGTTCATATTAAACGATTACGCGAACGTCTAAAAGGTCGTGTAAAAAACGTAACCATTAAAACAGTTCGTGGCGTTGGATACATGTTAGAGGGGTGA
- a CDS encoding sensor histidine kinase, which yields MVIHSLYSKFTITTIAIMLISAFTAFACSNFYYQQTLKPENDAKNTKVAQHIATYIERHPMVDVDEYLTNIANTGYQLYFIAPNEQKGTFYGATFRKQHLEQSTIQEVQSGNIYHGILQFPQETFVTGFFANELMNTIGVPVQIGGENYALFLRPNIKMLFNEMHILLGWLTALTVIFSIFFVLFNTVFLVRPIQQLTQAVNDVATGNFSITFTHDSKDEIGQLSKRFSHMVTQLGQLDEMRKEFISNISHDIQSPLSNIQGYVSLLEDEQLSTEERKQYVAIIKNESERLSHLSKQLLMLASLDKEDYFIQKEQFSLTNQLKQLIRQYQWKVSKQNMMVSLSCPPLFINGDPTLLYSVWENLFTNAIKYNEPNGTIDIMVKETETTIIVTFTDTGIGLSKAEQQRIFDRFYRVDETRTSQIEGTGLGLSIVQKIINIHQGTIDVCNAPNHGTSFIISLPK from the coding sequence ATGGTCATACATTCACTATATAGTAAATTTACGATTACTACGATTGCTATCATGCTTATTAGTGCATTCACAGCTTTTGCATGCTCTAATTTTTATTATCAACAAACGTTAAAACCAGAAAATGATGCAAAAAATACAAAAGTAGCGCAACATATTGCAACGTATATCGAACGCCATCCTATGGTAGATGTCGATGAATACTTAACGAATATCGCTAATACTGGATACCAACTATATTTTATTGCTCCAAACGAACAAAAAGGAACCTTTTATGGTGCTACTTTCCGTAAACAACATTTAGAACAATCAACGATACAAGAAGTCCAAAGTGGAAACATATATCATGGAATTTTACAATTCCCCCAAGAAACATTTGTAACCGGATTTTTCGCAAATGAATTAATGAATACTATTGGCGTCCCCGTACAAATAGGCGGAGAAAATTATGCATTATTTTTACGTCCTAACATAAAAATGTTATTTAACGAAATGCATATTTTACTCGGTTGGTTAACTGCTTTAACCGTTATTTTCAGCATTTTTTTTGTTTTGTTTAACACTGTTTTCCTCGTTCGCCCGATTCAGCAATTAACCCAAGCGGTAAATGACGTGGCTACTGGTAATTTTTCGATTACCTTTACCCATGATAGTAAAGATGAAATTGGACAACTATCGAAACGTTTTAGCCATATGGTGACACAACTAGGGCAATTAGATGAAATGCGAAAAGAATTTATTTCAAATATTTCTCATGACATCCAGTCCCCTCTTTCTAACATTCAGGGATATGTCTCTTTACTAGAAGACGAACAATTATCAACAGAAGAACGGAAGCAGTATGTTGCCATTATTAAAAATGAAAGTGAACGTTTATCTCACTTATCTAAACAATTACTCATGCTTGCTTCATTAGATAAAGAAGATTACTTTATTCAAAAAGAACAGTTTTCGTTAACGAATCAGCTAAAACAATTGATACGGCAATACCAATGGAAAGTAAGTAAACAAAACATGATGGTTTCCCTTTCTTGTCCTCCCCTTTTTATCAACGGAGATCCAACCCTTTTATATTCTGTATGGGAAAACCTTTTTACAAATGCAATCAAATACAATGAACCAAACGGAACGATTGACATAATGGTAAAAGAAACAGAAACGACTATTATCGTAACCTTTACCGATACGGGAATCGGTCTATCTAAAGCAGAACAACAACGAATTTTCGATCGTTTTTACCGTGTCGACGAAACGCGAACGAGCCAAATAGAAGGAACTGGTCTTGGGTTGTCTATCGTGCAAAAAATTATCAATATCCATCAAGGAACCATTGATGTCTGTAACGCACCTAATCACGGGACATCGTTTATCATCTCATTACCAAAATAA
- the efeO gene encoding iron uptake system protein EfeO encodes MKKTILLSSVLLLSSSLLFGCAQNTEKQETKKETTTTLSNGMKQVTSDYREYALAEMDDFVVKTEAFATAVKAGEVDKAKELYAPARMHYERAEPIAEAFGDLDPKIDARDGDVPAEEWGGYHRIEQGLWEQNTTAGYEAYADQLIKDTKLLRAKVETVEVTPDLLTTGAVDLLNEVSTSKVTGEEDRYSHTDLYDFAANVQGAEKIYELLKPAIEKKDKELAKEIGQRFDEVYALLNQHKQGDGYVLYTDLNKAQVKELSQAIDTLAEPLSQMGIVLEG; translated from the coding sequence ATGAAAAAAACAATTCTACTATCATCTGTTTTACTACTTTCTAGTAGCTTACTATTCGGATGCGCACAAAATACAGAGAAACAAGAAACGAAAAAGGAAACGACTACTACATTATCAAATGGGATGAAACAAGTGACAAGTGATTACCGGGAATATGCATTAGCTGAAATGGACGACTTTGTCGTTAAAACAGAAGCTTTTGCAACGGCTGTAAAAGCTGGTGAGGTTGATAAAGCGAAAGAATTATACGCCCCTGCTCGTATGCATTATGAACGTGCAGAACCGATTGCAGAAGCTTTTGGTGATCTAGACCCAAAAATTGATGCACGTGATGGCGATGTTCCTGCTGAAGAATGGGGAGGTTATCACCGTATCGAACAAGGTTTATGGGAACAAAACACAACGGCAGGTTATGAAGCGTATGCCGATCAACTAATAAAAGATACAAAACTATTACGCGCAAAAGTAGAAACAGTAGAAGTAACACCTGACTTACTTACTACAGGAGCGGTTGATTTATTAAATGAAGTATCTACATCCAAAGTAACAGGAGAAGAAGACCGTTATTCACACACTGACTTATACGATTTTGCAGCAAACGTACAAGGTGCTGAAAAAATTTATGAATTATTAAAACCTGCTATCGAGAAAAAAGATAAAGAACTAGCGAAAGAAATCGGCCAACGTTTTGATGAAGTATACGCTTTATTAAATCAACATAAACAAGGCGACGGATATGTGTTATATACAGATTTAAACAAGGCACAAGTGAAAGAATTGAGCCAAGCAATCGATACATTAGCAGAACCACTATCTCAAATGGGAATTGTGTTGGAGGGATAA
- the efeB gene encoding iron uptake transporter deferrochelatase/peroxidase subunit — translation MSDVEKEQLKQEEKTIFDKQITRRKMLKATGIGGLGVLIGASGVGGLLSLTDLGSSVTKSKPNKNEMVPFYGKHQAGITTDVQNHIYFASFDVTTTKKSDLKKLFQDWTVAAALLSEGKPVGELSSNEYIPPIDTGEAAGLSPSNLTITFGVGPSLFEKDGVDRFGLKHKQPKELVDLPKFPMDALEEKWTGGDICIQACADDAQVAFHAVRNLARIARGKATIHWAQAGFQRSKQSDSKNETPRNLFGFKDGTVNPNVQDNNEMNKEVWVQNGDGPNWLTNGTYLVVRRIQMYLEVWDRSTLRDQEDTFGRHRDSGAPLGQEKEFDPVDLNKKDENGNLAIPETAHVRLAHGNGKQQILRRSFSYADGMDIKTGSFDAGLLFISFQRKPSKQFIPMQQRLATMDKLNEYIVHRGSALFACLPGTNTRGYIGETLFS, via the coding sequence ATGTCGGACGTAGAGAAAGAACAACTAAAACAAGAAGAAAAAACAATATTTGATAAACAAATTACCCGTCGAAAAATGTTAAAAGCAACAGGAATCGGAGGCCTTGGTGTATTAATCGGAGCTTCTGGTGTTGGTGGTTTACTCTCTTTAACCGATCTTGGTTCATCGGTTACAAAGAGTAAACCGAACAAAAATGAAATGGTTCCGTTTTACGGAAAACATCAAGCAGGTATTACAACCGATGTCCAAAACCACATTTACTTTGCTTCCTTTGACGTAACAACGACGAAAAAATCCGATTTAAAAAAATTATTTCAAGATTGGACAGTTGCTGCAGCATTATTATCTGAAGGAAAACCAGTCGGGGAACTTTCAAGCAATGAATATATCCCCCCTATTGATACGGGAGAAGCTGCAGGACTCTCCCCTTCTAACCTAACAATTACATTTGGCGTGGGACCAAGTCTATTTGAAAAAGACGGTGTTGATCGCTTTGGGTTAAAGCATAAACAACCGAAAGAACTAGTCGACTTACCTAAGTTTCCAATGGATGCATTAGAAGAAAAATGGACAGGTGGGGACATCTGTATTCAGGCTTGTGCAGATGATGCGCAAGTTGCATTTCATGCAGTACGAAACCTTGCCCGTATCGCTCGTGGTAAAGCGACTATCCACTGGGCACAAGCTGGGTTCCAACGTTCAAAACAATCTGATTCTAAAAATGAAACACCGCGAAACTTATTCGGTTTTAAAGACGGCACGGTGAATCCGAACGTACAAGATAACAATGAGATGAACAAAGAAGTTTGGGTACAAAATGGTGATGGACCAAATTGGTTAACAAACGGGACGTATTTAGTCGTTCGCCGCATTCAAATGTATTTAGAAGTATGGGACCGTTCAACGTTACGCGATCAAGAAGATACATTCGGTCGTCATCGTGATAGCGGTGCACCACTTGGTCAAGAAAAAGAATTTGACCCAGTTGATTTAAACAAAAAAGATGAAAATGGAAACTTAGCGATTCCTGAAACTGCTCACGTCCGTTTAGCTCATGGCAATGGAAAACAACAAATATTACGACGCTCTTTCTCGTATGCAGATGGAATGGACATCAAAACAGGTTCATTCGATGCTGGTCTTTTATTTATCAGTTTCCAACGAAAACCAAGTAAACAATTTATCCCGATGCAACAACGTCTTGCAACGATGGATAAATTAAATGAATATATCGTACATCGTGGCAGTGCGCTTTTTGCTTGTTTACCTGGAACAAATACCAGGGGCTACATTGGAGAAACTCTCTTTTCATAA
- a CDS encoding FTR1 family iron permease, translated as MTNITKYLSIFIACLVLFTTFSFPAFAEENHDELFISIGDAIMQAKENNWGNVQEQVNQFEQDWNTIKKADSTQAKQVDQQLQKVKQEIDTKDQSKVQAALSSLSNTVVAYDNEQNPVDKEKEKEKIKALLPSVETLKKLIEQNEFEQANKQYQLFLSEWNKAEMIVREESVVSYGEIETAMAFIRIAITEEPPNQEKALTNVDKLTTAIHNFLTGNVQEGNSGNYSLQDVTTKLATSEKAIDDQDYEKASEELTDLLNIWPIVEGEVRTRDSKLYNDVETKIPTAISLLNSKNGDKEKAKTIAIDLHDRLTPLLARTSYTAWDAALVLLREGLEALLIISALLAFLKKTNHANKQKWIWGGVIFGLIASAILAILINLLFSTATAASSREYIEGITGIVAVMMMLTVGAWLHNKSNIHNWNRYINDQMNQAIATGSLLSMAFISFLSIFREGAETIIFYVGMAPSMSLNDLVLGIGIATLILLVVGFILFQYSVKIPIRPFFTVATIFIYFLAFKILGVSIHALQIANVIPTSTISSLPFVDLLGFYPTIETIIPQIILLVLIIFTTWWIQQTNKKHA; from the coding sequence ATGACAAATATAACAAAATATCTTTCTATTTTTATCGCTTGTCTCGTTCTATTCACAACGTTTTCCTTCCCTGCTTTTGCGGAAGAAAATCATGATGAATTATTTATTTCAATCGGTGATGCGATTATGCAAGCAAAAGAAAATAATTGGGGAAATGTACAAGAACAGGTCAACCAATTTGAACAAGATTGGAATACTATAAAAAAGGCAGACAGTACACAAGCGAAACAAGTAGATCAACAACTACAAAAAGTGAAACAAGAAATCGATACAAAAGATCAATCAAAAGTACAAGCAGCGCTTTCTTCTTTATCAAATACGGTTGTTGCTTACGATAACGAGCAAAATCCTGTTGATAAAGAAAAGGAAAAAGAAAAAATAAAAGCACTGCTTCCATCCGTAGAAACATTAAAAAAATTAATTGAACAAAATGAATTTGAACAAGCAAACAAACAATACCAACTTTTTTTAAGCGAATGGAATAAAGCAGAAATGATTGTTCGGGAAGAAAGCGTTGTTTCTTATGGGGAAATTGAAACGGCGATGGCTTTCATTCGAATTGCTATTACGGAAGAACCACCTAACCAAGAAAAAGCATTAACTAATGTAGACAAATTAACAACTGCAATCCATAACTTTTTAACTGGAAATGTACAAGAAGGCAATAGCGGTAATTACTCCCTTCAAGATGTTACAACAAAATTAGCAACGAGCGAAAAAGCAATCGATGATCAAGATTACGAAAAAGCATCAGAAGAGTTAACTGACCTTTTAAACATTTGGCCAATTGTTGAGGGCGAAGTAAGAACGAGAGATAGCAAATTATACAATGATGTAGAAACAAAAATCCCAACTGCCATCAGTTTATTAAACTCGAAAAATGGTGATAAGGAAAAAGCAAAAACAATAGCGATTGATTTACATGATCGACTGACACCATTATTAGCTCGGACTAGCTATACCGCTTGGGATGCTGCCTTAGTCTTATTACGAGAAGGACTAGAAGCGTTACTCATTATCTCAGCCTTACTTGCGTTTTTAAAGAAAACAAATCATGCAAACAAACAAAAATGGATTTGGGGCGGAGTTATATTCGGACTCATTGCAAGTGCCATTTTAGCTATCCTAATCAATCTCTTATTTTCAACTGCTACTGCAGCGTCTAGCAGGGAATACATTGAAGGAATTACCGGGATTGTGGCGGTTATGATGATGCTAACAGTCGGCGCTTGGCTTCATAACAAATCAAATATTCATAATTGGAATCGGTATATTAATGATCAAATGAACCAAGCAATTGCGACGGGAAGTTTACTTTCCATGGCGTTTATTAGTTTCCTTTCTATTTTTAGAGAAGGAGCTGAAACGATTATCTTTTATGTAGGAATGGCACCTTCTATGTCGTTAAATGATTTAGTATTAGGAATCGGTATTGCTACCCTTATTTTACTTGTTGTTGGATTTATTCTTTTCCAATATAGTGTAAAAATTCCGATTCGACCATTTTTCACCGTCGCAACGATTTTTATTTATTTCCTAGCCTTTAAAATTCTCGGGGTAAGCATTCACGCTCTACAAATTGCCAATGTCATTCCGACAAGTACGATTTCTTCGTTACCATTTGTAGATTTACTAGGCTTTTATCCAACAATCGAAACAATTATTCCTCAAATTATCTTGTTAGTACTAATTATATTCACTACATGGTGGATACAGCAAACGAACAAAAAACATGCATAA
- a CDS encoding arylamine N-acetyltransferase family protein, with translation MYASFLETCNQLVPKEQRGSFQHIRAIQRLFSAHFPFENLDVLRNEIGPITKDFLIDKFLVRRRGGLCYEINAFMYLILKDLHVPVTLAIGTTQSDGTWNVPHAHAIIIWKKDEKLYVIDNGTGNNLALAPLQLDGPSVTSPFGLYRLKSEQTEQGTIVMQKQEEKQWTILYAFHPVTVPWGELDRIKTRIHTHECSSFRTKLMITQTLSNGTISINNERVKRKWIDGQQTIVPFQTNQQLVDAIYMHFPPSIADVASNYFL, from the coding sequence ATGTACGCCTCATTTTTAGAAACTTGTAACCAACTAGTACCGAAAGAACAGCGCGGTAGTTTCCAACACATTCGCGCCATTCAACGTCTCTTTTCTGCTCATTTTCCTTTTGAAAATTTAGATGTATTAAGAAACGAAATTGGTCCGATTACGAAAGACTTTTTAATCGATAAATTTTTAGTTCGTCGGCGCGGTGGTCTTTGTTATGAAATCAATGCTTTTATGTATCTCATTTTGAAAGACTTACACGTTCCAGTAACCCTCGCAATTGGTACAACACAATCTGATGGTACTTGGAATGTCCCGCATGCCCACGCGATTATTATATGGAAAAAGGACGAAAAACTGTACGTCATCGACAATGGAACAGGTAATAATTTAGCGTTAGCACCGTTACAATTAGACGGACCAAGTGTCACTTCCCCGTTTGGATTGTATCGTCTAAAATCAGAACAAACCGAACAAGGAACGATTGTCATGCAAAAACAAGAAGAGAAACAATGGACCATTTTGTATGCCTTTCATCCTGTTACCGTTCCTTGGGGTGAACTGGATAGAATAAAAACACGTATTCATACACACGAATGCTCTTCGTTTCGTACAAAACTCATGATTACCCAAACGCTCTCAAACGGAACGATTTCTATTAATAATGAGCGAGTAAAACGAAAATGGATAGACGGCCAACAAACTATCGTTCCTTTTCAAACGAATCAACAGCTAGTAGATGCAATCTATATGCATTTCCCACCTTCTATCGCTGACGTCGCCTCTAACTATTTTCTATAA
- the crcB gene encoding fluoride efflux transporter CrcB, which translates to MIEVIMVAIGGFFGAMLRFFISQKWNAGKRNLPIGTLFVNTVGSFLLGIVTGLAVSNTLSLLLATGFLGAFTTFSTFYVELFQLRKEKKWLFFYGFLSYILGILLAFIGFIIGHSL; encoded by the coding sequence ATGATAGAAGTAATAATGGTTGCCATTGGTGGTTTTTTTGGTGCAATGCTTCGGTTTTTTATTAGTCAAAAATGGAATGCAGGAAAACGTAATCTTCCAATCGGGACGCTATTTGTCAATACTGTGGGTTCTTTTTTACTCGGAATAGTGACAGGTTTAGCTGTTTCGAATACGCTGTCTTTATTGCTTGCAACAGGATTTCTTGGCGCATTCACAACGTTTTCTACATTTTATGTAGAATTATTTCAATTACGAAAAGAAAAAAAGTGGCTCTTTTTCTACGGTTTTTTAAGTTACATCTTAGGAATCCTGCTTGCTTTTATTGGCTTTATCATTGGACATTCATTATAA
- the crcB gene encoding fluoride efflux transporter CrcB, which translates to MIYFLIGIGGMIGSLLRYGLSLWMTTMFPSSFFTGTMIANSVGCFFLGWLTSRTMKTNRFSPLLTKAVGTGVIGSFTTFSTFSMETVELWMNHEVLLACFYCFISVITGFFFVFFGWTLGGKEKVTL; encoded by the coding sequence ATGATCTATTTTTTAATCGGTATTGGAGGAATGATTGGTAGTCTTTTGCGATACGGATTAAGTCTGTGGATGACAACGATGTTTCCATCTTCTTTTTTTACTGGAACGATGATTGCAAATAGTGTCGGTTGTTTTTTTTTAGGATGGTTAACGAGCCGAACAATGAAAACAAATCGTTTTTCTCCGCTTTTAACAAAAGCAGTAGGTACAGGGGTTATCGGTTCATTTACGACGTTTTCAACATTTAGTATGGAAACGGTGGAACTATGGATGAATCATGAAGTTCTTCTTGCTTGTTTCTATTGTTTCATTAGTGTGATAACAGGCTTTTTCTTTGTTTTCTTCGGTTGGACGTTAGGTGGAAAAGAGAAGGTGACATTATGA